AATTTAGGAGCAACACACTCAAAAGCGCGATCTCACATACAGAGTGGGCAACTGAGAATGGAAGTGTCATTAAAACTACCAAGACAATATTTAGACAAAGACTTGTCAGTTAAAAGATTACACAAATATGAAGGCGCTTGCCCATTATGAGGTTCATAAACaatcaacaaattaatcatAAATCTGACAGGCAGCCAATGTAATTGAAGCTAGTTGATGAGACTATCTGATATTACAATTGTCCAAACGACTCGATCTAAAGGCATGAATTAGTTTTTCGGTGCAGTTGCACAGAGGCAGATTTTTTTCTGAGATATTgtgtaaaaaattaaaacataacaATATAGCGCCCTCATCGATTTTGCGATAACAGTTAGCCAATGCTTCCTTTATTAAAAGCTATAGTTATTGAACAGAAACTGTTTTCTGTCCTTTCCCAATCTACCCTACTCTCATCTATTCTTAACATTTTCCATGTTGTATCCGAACCTTATGACTGGTCAGTCATCATTattcaggaccagtgctttagTTGCCATTATTTAGCATGCATCGCGCATTCATGTAGTTCTGTTCATCATTTGGTGTTTCCCCTATAACTATAATCTTATTTGCAATAAACATGTATTGTTCGCTTCTTTGTGAAATGGCcgaagaaataataataaataaataataaaaggttaaaggtttatttatttaccaaagtatcaacaaataaaatacattatcactcaagagcGATCAGTTTAAAGATTACAATACAGAAAAGAATTAATCAAGATGAAACAAATATGATACCGCAGAGGGATCCATTAGAAGCAGAGCTTGTAGGCAAAGACATGCATTTGCATTGAGACACATTACACTTTATAGCAAGGCTTGGTTTTTGAGATTGCACGTCATGCCAAACAACAGTTGACGGTCACGGATGTACGATTGGCCAATATATAGCAACATACTATACTCAAATAATATTCCGAAAGATGTGCTTAACTCCGTGTTGAGTCAATGTCATTCAGTCAATGTGTTGAATTAATGtccattttgtaaacaaaactacGTTACAATTCGGGAATCAAACAGCATATTCCATGTAAtagtaacaaaataaactttttacAAACAAGGCCCAAGTTGTTACGGCTTTCTGATCGTTTTACAGAGGTGACTCGTTCCAGCTGCCATTTTGAATCATACACATCGGACTAGATCATTATTATATCAGTGATGCATGCATCATAATGTGCAACATCCGGAAAAGTTAAGTCactcgaaagaaaaaaaaagatcagTGTGTAGTTTGATGCATTGGGATAATTTCTTAATTTCTGTTCCGGAAACGTATCGGCAAAGACTGACCGGGGATCAATTAAGCAGAGTGTCTTAACTAGTTGCCTTGAACCGATTGCAGGGAGAATCTTGTGCAATCGCTGagcgattttgattttgagctATCACCAGGAAGGAAACACTCATATAGAAAGTGGGTAGTTAGAAGCTGTACTTTGACTCTGTATAACTGAGTCGTTCAGGACGACGTCATGACTATTTTCATGCTTGGATCTTGAAAACATTTCGTCTTGTTGTGACATGTCTAAAGAATATTGCGAAGAAGCTACAGGTCCGTTGTCGAGGACCTGAGGTAATGGATTTAAAACCTCAGCAGGGAACTCAAGGAGATCAACAGGAAAACACTTTTTCTCCAGGCAAGAAATGATCAACGTTGCTTATGGTTTCTCAAAGATCTCACTTGATAGCAGGCTGTTAAGTTTGAGTAACGTTATTTTTGTTGTGGAGTATTTGAGCAAACCTGTAATATGTCTACAGCGGCTGCAGGATACAGGACGGAGAGGGCTATCAGCATACAGGAAGAGTTTAAGGTAAAACGCCACCAGGAATTACAAATAAAGTGTTACCCTTTTAAAAAGAGGTTCGCATTGATTCGTGTGTGTTTGATTGTTGAGagttgggttgtttgtttgattgtttgtcagcgtttgtttgtttaattgggGTGAAACATTGATAGATACTTGACTAAGCGCGGTATAATAGCGAAAACTAATTTGACTAAATTGTCTTTGCAAGTTAGAACCGTTGTTTTAAGTGAGTTTAACAATTTGCGCTGTTTAAGTATCCATGAACAGTCATTTGACTAACATAACTGGTGGCTATCTAAACAATTTGTCAGTAGTCAATATTCAATTTGAGCACCTGATACATGGTTAATTTGTAAATGCCTTTTTTCCGGTGCATTGCATGCCAGTCATCAGAAACATAATCAAAACTCCTCTGTCAAGCAAAGGTTTTACAAAAACTTCCCGGTTGACATTTTACTCGGATGACGTCACAGCTTCAACAATAAAGTACCTTTTATCTTTCTTCAAATCACTTAATTCATGAAACGTTGAATTTAACGCccagaaaaaaaggagaaaacaaTTAGTAAGGAAAACTGAAAGAAGTACAATATTATTGACTTTTTATTTAGGTCATTGATAAGTTATAATGTGCTTAAAATTAATGTGAATAGATTGTTGTGGTTCGAATAGGATCAACCTAATGATCGTTAAGTTACAATTGAGCCGCATGATTGGCTCACGGTAGCTCTCTGCAATATTCAAAACCATTTCACTTTTCTGTGTCCGTTCTTTGTAGGCTTTGACTGTTTATGACAAGATTAAAGAGACTTTCAAGAAAGTGGATTGCATTCGTTTTATTCCGCATCGACAGAAATCCCCAGCCTAGTAAGTTTCTTGGAATGCTGAATGACTTAAGTTGCTGCATGTTGGTTACTTCTGAATCACATCCGGCCCCTGTCATCACAAAACCTCAGCAGTTTTAGGTCACCGAAAGGAGGCACGTCTTGGAACATTGACCCGTCTTAAAAACAGAGGTTGAAACCGAATGGAAATAAGAAATATTTCTTACATAGGTATATTGATGGGGGAAAGTTTAACTGTCCATTCTGATCCACACTGCATTGATTAAAATGgtctttgttttaaacttttaaaataatgtctATTCCGACTTGTTTCCAATAACCAATTCAAATCATCAGCTACGTTGTGTGATTTTCAAATCTGTGTTACATTCTAATGGGCTTATTTATCTATTCCGAGTATAAAATgactgaataaaaaaacaaaatgatgttgtTGTAGTTGTCAGTGCGGTCTATTGAGAGATCACCACATACCAGAGTGTGTGGATGGCGGTCCAGACGAGGTATGGGACCCTGATGACGGTAACTACACCAGGCACTCCCCAACCGATGCCTTCGGGGAACTAGAGTTCCAGGGAGTATGGACATCGACCAGAGCAAAggtaaacattaaaataataaacaagcaTTGCTCAGATAACTGGAGTTGTCTATATCCTTCATGATCTTTCAAAGCGGATTAATAttagacaatatttttttttttgtggttttgtttagTGCTCCATTGTTCGTTATTCCTTTTCTTTAGATTGTAAGAACGATGATTGTCCTCATCTCAACCCGTGTTTTATTCAACTATTTATCTCTGCCAAAAGTGaattaaaagtattttattcaAGAATCAATTTTCAACGTATAAACTTACTTCTGTTAGTCCGTCAAAACTTTGACATGTTTTGGAATTTTTCTTGTGCAACACCACTTTCCACTTTCACACGTCACTATTATTTTGTCTAGAATATAAATAAGCACTTTTATTTGAGCGTTATTATTTGAAACATAACCGTCAGTCTATGGAGGTCTCTTGCAGGGCTTTCTTATTTTGcacatcatttattttttacaattgaTCAGTATATCCGAGTTGCCCACGATACTCCCGAGTCAGACATCTTACATCTTCTGACTGATATTTGGAATCTACCTCTGCCTAAACTCATTATTGAAGTGACTGGAGGAGCTAAAGACTTCGTCTTACAACCCAAGCTACGACGTGTCTTCCGTAAGGGTATCGTTAAGGTAGCCGAGTCAACAGATGCTTGGATTCTGACTGGGGGAACCAATACAGGTAAAGCTGGAACTTCTGCTCTATAAATAACGTCAATTGTAACGCTCTGATTAGCATCCATATCTGCATTCCTGTTTCATGTTGTTATCAGTGCGGATTCTCAAATCCCTATACTACAAATTTACACATCCTGCAGCAGATTTCATCAAACGCTATAGATTAATCCAATCTCGagttaacttaggatgggtttaacGCGTCCTAAAGTCTTTGGATACGGAGCTTTAGCGTCTCAAAGTCCTAAGACTAATCCTATGCTAGgacgagtttggtgaaatcaacggcttcTCAGAAttgtgtcttgctcaaggacacatcTGTATGTAACGaccgggacccgaacccacactaaGATGACTtaccatcagaacttgaattcgatgcaaccacttggccatgacacctgTTGTTTTATATTGGTTACTTTCAGGCGTAATGAAACACGTTGGCAAGGCACTTCGAGAGCACACACTACGATCCAAACACAAGATTCATGCGATTGGTGTTGTGTCTTGGGGCATCGTAGTTGGTAACAGCGAGCTTCAAGAAAGGGAAAAGAAACAACATGCTGTGAGTCTGTACTTCATATTAAACCGTCGCATACACCACgatctgaaacaaacaaacattcactTACACTAACAAtctcaatgttttttaaaacaccattttcctttaaaacttcAGAGGAGTTTAACTGCAGTTTCAACCCTTGATTAATGTTGTTCCTAAACTTATTTTTGCAGCGTGTACGACATTACCGCATGACAAGCTCGATGGAAAGTAACAGGGCGTGTCTAGATCCAAACCACACCCATTTCATTCTAGTTGATAATGGAACAACGGAAAAGTTTGGTGTAGAGATTGCCTTGCGGTCCCGTCTTGAAAAACTTGTATCCATGCGTAAAATGGACCCCACGGGTAAGTGAGATAATAACGTCTTGGGAACAGCAAACGTTGTGAAATTAACGTCTTGGGAACAGCAAATGTTGTGAAATTAACGTCCTGGGAACAGCAAATGTTGTGAAATTAACGTCCTGGGAACAGCAAACGTTGTGAAATTAACGTCCTGGGAACAGCAAACGTTGTGAAATTAACGTCCTGGGAACAGCAAACATTGTGAAATTAACGTCCTGGGAACAGCAAACGTTGTGAAATTAACGTTTTGGGAACAGCAAATGTGTGAAATTAACGTCTTGGGAACAGCAAACGTTGTGAAATTAACGTCTTGGGGACAGCAAATGTTGAACGGAAAACCTAGGCACTGGTAATGAAACAAGCTTGTGTAAAGAAGTGTTTGGTATTTATTTGACTGTTGATTTCGATGTCAtcaagcgttttttttttcctttggaGGTGAGGGGGTGCTGGTTGTGACGTGACGCGTACCAGTTTGTATGTCATCGCCATTTTGGTGTAACAGTAGTACTTTAATCGCAAGGAAGATGGCAACTTTGTTAACGTATATGAAATGATCCCTGTGTTTTATTTTAGCTTCAGCTAGCTACCACATTCCTGCTGTGTGTCTGGTCCTAGAGGGCGGGCTAAACACCATCCGAGTGGTACTAGAAAACATAACTAAAGACCCAGCTATACCTGTAGTGATTGCTGATGGAAGTGGAAGAGGGGCGGATCTTATTGCCTACGCTTACTCCAAGTCAGACAGAGAGGGGTGAGTTAACGGTCAGTGTGGTCAGACAGAGAGGGGTGAGTTAACGGCTTGTGGTTGCAAAATGGATGCAAaagttcatattttgttttgaaacaattatGCTGTTTTATCTCCACGGTACTCGTCTGGTCAAATTGGAATAATAACACAGCTGcacgtcaatttttttttctttacagaatTATTCCACCAGAACATGAAAAGCAATTACGGGAAAAGATAGCAGACACATTCCCAAAGGATGCGATTAGATATGACAGTTTGTACGACGACCTTTCTGAAGCTATGAAACAGAAAAACTTGGTAAGAGACTTCGCTTCGAAGAATGGGTgtaatattaaacacaataacCACTACTTGTGACTATCCTGATGATTCCTTTGCTCACTATTattcgtattattattatacccaGATTACCATATACCGAGTAGAGGAAGAAGTGGACATAGATTACGCAATTCTTAATGCACTAATGAAAGGTAAATATAGAATAAAAACGAGAAAAATCAAACAGATTATTGTGTCCTCTGTTCTTTAGCACACGGCAAAACATTAATAGTTTGGTGATAATGCCACAACTTCTATATGTTACGTTATAGGTGGAAGGTGACGAACTCTAGCCTTGCCACAATAATAAGGATTATAGAAGAAACATGTTTGTTGAAACATAATGGACCCcaagacaaaataaaacacagcatATTTATGGTTATAGATGCCTTCACCAGTGCATCATTACAATCacaaaaaattataatgtttgttaATGTTGTCTTTCCTTTCCAGCTAGCAACCTCTCCCAGCCAGATCAACTTAAACTATCTCTCATGTGGAACAGAGTCGATCTAGCCAAGGAAAAGATATTCAACCGCAAACTCTTTTTGGATGTAGGCAAAGATTCAAGTTCTCAATATTAATAagtatcatcattattattacgtTGTTGACGCTTTGtatgttggttttgtttgtttgtttatttgttttgtttgtataatattATGAAGTTTGCAGTTTGAGGTCTCAGTTTTCGGTTTACTATTAAGAAAACTGTTTAACAATTACTAATGGATTAATAGTAAACACTTGAATACAATacagtgtgtgtttgttttcctAGATTGCCAACAGAAAACTGACTGTCGAATAGTAATGTTGCTATTAACTCTAAAATGTTGAAACATATTCAAGAGGTATTTTCAAAGTATTATTTAATTGATTCAATATAGGATAGATCTCTGGAGGAGGCAATGGTGGTGGCACTAGTCCGCAACAGAGTGGAATTTGTGAAGCTGTTGCTGGAGACTGGTTTCAACATGAAGGAATTTGTGACTGATAGGAGACTGGAACACTTGTACAACTCCATCCAGAACATGGTTTGATACCGTCTCGAATTCCGTCTGTCCAACACACCTATtaatgtttatgtttatttagGGCTATGCTATTCATTTTGAAAGTCTCATAGAAAACTATAGtccaaccaaaacaaaacctttctcaacataaaaaaacaaaccaacaaagtATAATGTGTTATCTTTGACAGTAATAAATGCTTTATCCTAACAGGGCGAGTCAGAGCCCTGCCCTTCACTTGGTGTGCTTTACCAACAAGCTGACGTCATACTCCCCAAGGTAAACATCAGTCTACattatttccccccccccccagcgaGTTTCAATTTTTAAGTAACTTTTGCAAAATAACACTGTAAGAGTTGATTGTCAAATATTTGAGACGCTCCCAATCCCACCTCAAAGTTGCACTTTTGGTATAATATAAACTCTAGAAGCTTCCTTGTAAAATCAAACCTAAGTTTTAAATATCTTGTATCTCGTCGCTGAATTTGCCTATGACTAGGCACCAAGATATACAGTTTACCCCCCCCCATACCCCCTGATAAAGAACATGTTTAAAATGACCCGCCGTTGCTCACGACCCAGAGCTGCGATTCACTCAATATATTCCTAACTTGATTAAAACCCTCATTTCAGAATGACAATGGCTGTCATACATTCATGAAGAAGAATATTGATCAAGTCATTCAGTATCTTCTGGGTAAAGGGTTTACCTTCAGTGACTCGTCTAACAGTGAGGAAGGAAGAGACAGGTGTAGCAATTGTTGCTCATGCTTCAGTTGTCTTAAAACAAAGGAGGTAAGAAATGTAAATTTCTTCATCTTCAAAGGAAAGCGCTGAATTGAACAATGGGTACAAACGATGATTGAAGTTCAAGAATACTGCAGCTATGTTCACGAAACGCTATAGAATTAATCCGGTTTTGTATATAAGTGTTAGTTTTTGttaagatttatttttattcattgaAAGATGAGTTGACTTACCGGTATTCCAAACTTCAACTTCAGATTGATGAATCAAGTAGCGGTGGATTTGGAGAATCCGACAAGTATCCTTTCAACGATCTGTTTCTCTGGGCCATCCTGACTAAGAAGTTTGCAATCGCAAGGTTGATGTGGCAACGAGGTAGAGGAACCCTGGCAAAGGCACTGGTCGGTGGAAGACTGTGCTACAGGATGGCCAACGTTGCTAAGAAGAAATACAATACTGATGCTGTTGATAGACTAATGGAAGAAACAAAGTATGCTTATAATActttatggtttttatcaataGTTGTAGggttattttgttcaaaggtATAACCCCCTTCTCAAACTTTTGATTCTAATTGGctgtttcaatttgtttgcaaAACTACAATGACACGTGGTACAAATGAAAGGaacaaccaaaaaacaaactaacaaacaaacaaagagttCATGGCCTGACGGGTCCATTTAAGCATTGTCTTTTTAGGAGATTATGTTTTATATGTGATAGTCACATAAAACAGGTAAactggtttaaaataaaaacagtcaaATGGAACGAAGTGGAAGAGAGAAAGGGCAAAAGACACCAATAAAAAGGGCAAGGGGTGAATGTCAAAGAACGGGGCAAAGGGTTTGGAGGGAACAGGTTTATCTATGGAAGAGATTTAAAACACAAACgacaacaattatttgtgaACGAGACAGATTAATGAGGGAAATGTAATTAACAGTTTTCGAATCATTTTCATCCTGAATATTATGTTTAATTGgttaatattgttattgttacttTCGTTTTGGGTGGCGGTATCATCTTCTCATCTTCTCTCCATAATATTGTTTCGTTTTGGTTTCTATCTAAACATGTTGgactttttaataaaatttagTGTTATTCGTTTCCAGGTGGTACAATAACTTAGCCGTGGAGCTACTCAGCCAGTGTTTCCAGGAAGATGCAACTTATACATGCGAGCTTCTTTGTGCCCAGTTGAAGAACTGGAGTGAGCAGACTTGCTTATCATTGGCTGCATCTTACAACCATTCTCGGTTCATAGCTCATCCTAGTATACAGTTCTTACTGAATGACCAATGGTACGGGGCTTTCAGTAAAATATCAACTTTAAAGGTATGTGATGGTATAACAAGCCCTTCGCTTTGTTTGCGGCTTCCCACTTCAAAAATTTCTCTTAGCAAAAACATGTTAAGTGGTAATTCCAGCACCTCTATGAAACTGGGTGAAGGAACCTAAGTGCTCAATTAGAGTAATTTTCCTGCGACTGATGCAAATACGTTAaccaacaaataatatttaaaagcaagggtcttttattgtttttaattataggTCATAACAAAATGTCGTAAGCTCTGAAAAGTTTGTTTGTGGTACAAAACAAGTCAGTTGGTGGTATGGCGTCGATAATGACTTCTGTCTGTTCTCGTTTGTTATTTCTAAGGAACTTGATGATTTTCTTTTCCCAACGGATAAGTCCAGAGAAGATGCCATGGATTCCTGTTCCCATTCTGTTACTAATAAAAATGGAACCGGGAACATAAACTTTGATCGCTCATTTTCGATGGAAAGTGACACAGGGAAATCTTCAGTAAGTAGTgatgttaaatttaattttgggtTAACTTTGACCCCAAAACCCCCTTTAATTGCATGGTGAAGACATTGTTTCCATTGGGTGCTTTTGGCTGTAAACAAGattcatattaaaattatttcttaCTTTCGTgacaaaaatacacttttttttttgtcattaccTTACtattctgaaaaaaattaaatcagaaATGATCTCATCAATAACAACATTATTATTTGAGGGTGACATCGTTTTTTATGTTTGCTTTAAACTGGACAGGAAAACATGATACAAAATATAGATGCTCTTCGAAAAATATGTACGtgttataattattacaaattgtGTGTAGCGTTGCCTTATTAAgttattcaaaaataaaacatgctaGAACAACAATCCCTTGAAACGTAATCTGCTTACAATTATATCCATAatagttttaaatattttattcattattatgtGCAAGATTCATACAAATTTCAGATGCGCATTAAACTTGTAAAAAATACAGATAATTATTAACAGTTATTTAAGGCAATTTCTAAAATGGAATACACTTTTGTCATTATAGAGCTTGAGACGAAGGACTAGTGTGATTAGTTTGGGATCACTTGGTTCAGGCATCGGGACACTACACAGGAGGTTAGCGTTTGTTACTAGGGAAGCAGAAGATCTCTCAGAAAAATCATTCTTTGAGAAAAGTCGACTTCTCCTGGTTGCACCAATCGTCAAGTTCTGGATCAATACGGTAAATTTCCGGATAATATGTATAATATTAATGTTTGTAGT
This region of Asterias rubens chromosome 18, eAstRub1.3, whole genome shotgun sequence genomic DNA includes:
- the LOC117302641 gene encoding transient receptor potential cation channel subfamily M member 1-like — encoded protein: MSTAAAGYRTERAISIQEEFKALTVYDKIKETFKKVDCIRFIPHRQKSPAYCQCGLLRDHHIPECVDGGPDEVWDPDDGNYTRHSPTDAFGELEFQGVWTSTRAKYIRVAHDTPESDILHLLTDIWNLPLPKLIIEVTGGAKDFVLQPKLRRVFRKGIVKVAESTDAWILTGGTNTGVMKHVGKALREHTLRSKHKIHAIGVVSWGIVVGNSELQEREKKQHARVRHYRMTSSMESNRACLDPNHTHFILVDNGTTEKFGVEIALRSRLEKLVSMRKMDPTASYHIPAVCLVLEGGLNTIRVVLENITKDPAIPVVIADGSGRGADLIAYAYSKSDREGIIPPEHEKQLREKIADTFPKDAIRYDSLYDDLSEAMKQKNLITIYRVEEEVDIDYAILNALMKASNLSQPDQLKLSLMWNRVDLAKEKIFNRKLFLDDRSLEEAMVVALVRNRVEFVKLLLETGFNMKEFVTDRRLEHLYNSIQNMGESEPCPSLGVLYQQADVILPKNDNGCHTFMKKNIDQVIQYLLGKGFTFSDSSNSEEGRDRCSNCCSCFSCLKTKEIDESSSGGFGESDKYPFNDLFLWAILTKKFAIARLMWQRGRGTLAKALVGGRLCYRMANVAKKKYNTDAVDRLMEETKWYNNLAVELLSQCFQEDATYTCELLCAQLKNWSEQTCLSLAASYNHSRFIAHPSIQFLLNDQWYGAFSKISTLKELDDFLFPTDKSREDAMDSCSHSVTNKNGTGNINFDRSFSMESDTGKSSSLRRRTSVISLGSLGSGIGTLHRRLAFVTREAEDLSEKSFFEKSRLLLVAPIVKFWINTIFYFLFLMMFSFVVLVDLQGDIMMIEWAVTCTIFTLATEELRQLMMMGEHGRTTLWQKMKMWASDKWNIWDLIGVLLYIPGFVLRLCSVAGIVPAEEPYARILFSLDVMVWYIRLLDVCSVNNVIGPYVNMIGRMIRDLAYFMVILLVFVVSYGVARQAIISPRSKWKWSILGEIFFLPYWQVYGELFPDDNFPSEVNDPSLLGYSIVTMIMVIFLMISNVLLLNLLIAKFNNTFNRVHDNASEIWKFERYRLIMEYSQKPFLPPPFTIVIHIILLIRKLLNCCRAHVEAPVGLGEYPMQRLYNFEEECTENYLRQQALKEQYSVNNRVQRISERVDSYGNILEEQHQPIINNRDFLKKLSERVDSIDKSLQHIVEHLKTGGSSDHKIEHEQHTS